One Chloroflexota bacterium DNA segment encodes these proteins:
- the smpB gene encoding SsrA-binding protein SmpB, with the protein MPQEAPARERVYATNRRAYHEYHILETLEVGIALTGTEIKSVRAGKVNLREAYARVERGELWLLNAHISPYEAGNRYNHDPIRPRKLLAHTREIAHLAGRASETGVTLVPLRVYDRRGHVKVELGVARGKRSYDKRAAIAERDARREIERAVKRDLWSAR; encoded by the coding sequence ATGCCGCAGGAAGCGCCCGCTCGCGAGCGCGTGTACGCGACGAATCGGCGCGCGTATCACGAGTACCACATCCTGGAGACGCTGGAGGTGGGAATCGCCCTGACGGGGACCGAGATCAAGTCCGTGCGCGCGGGCAAGGTGAACCTGCGCGAGGCCTACGCGCGGGTCGAGCGCGGCGAGCTGTGGCTGCTCAACGCCCACATCTCGCCATACGAGGCGGGCAACCGATACAACCACGACCCGATCCGGCCGCGCAAGCTGCTGGCCCACACGCGCGAGATCGCGCACCTCGCCGGCCGCGCGTCGGAGACGGGCGTGACGCTCGTGCCGTTGCGCGTGTACGACCGCCGCGGCCACGTGAAGGTCGAGCTGGGCGTGGCGCGCGGCAAGCGTAGCTACGACAAGCGGGCCGCCATCGCGGAGCGGGACGCGCGGCGCGAGATCGAGCGCGCCGTCAAACGCGACCTCTGGTCGGCCCGCTAG